One part of the Tunicatimonas pelagia genome encodes these proteins:
- a CDS encoding LytR/AlgR family response regulator transcription factor, with product MSVEKKLSCVVVDDDAMTLKIIESLVKKTKSLAWKGSFQDPVEAANYLQQQPIDLLFVDVEMPDMSGLELIKTLSFKPQIIVISSKKEYALDAFEHEVTDYLLKPVANYARFLQAVQRAKAKHKPQTTAPLSLASSEHIYLKIDSLLVKFDLKDIHWVEAYGDYVRIKTPQKLYTVYATLKSVEDTLPKTQFLRVHRSFIIRVDKIMNIDQGNLQIADKIIPISQSYRKKLMESITTL from the coding sequence ATGAGCGTGGAGAAGAAACTAAGCTGCGTAGTAGTAGATGATGATGCAATGACGCTGAAAATTATTGAGTCATTGGTGAAAAAGACTAAGAGTTTAGCGTGGAAAGGCTCCTTCCAAGATCCGGTAGAGGCAGCCAATTATCTTCAGCAACAGCCCATCGACCTACTGTTTGTAGATGTAGAGATGCCCGATATGTCAGGCTTAGAACTTATTAAAACCCTTTCATTTAAGCCTCAGATTATTGTAATCAGTAGTAAAAAAGAATACGCACTAGATGCTTTTGAGCACGAGGTAACTGACTATTTGCTCAAACCTGTGGCGAACTACGCGCGCTTTCTGCAAGCCGTGCAACGAGCCAAGGCCAAACATAAACCACAAACCACAGCTCCACTCTCTCTGGCTTCCTCTGAGCATATCTACCTTAAAATTGATTCTCTACTGGTAAAATTTGACCTGAAAGATATTCACTGGGTTGAAGCCTACGGCGATTATGTGCGGATAAAAACTCCTCAGAAGCTGTATACTGTATACGCTACACTCAAATCAGTAGAAGATACTCTGCCCAAAACCCAGTTCCTTCGGGTGCACCGTTCGTTCATTATTCGGGTTGATAAGATTATGAATATCGACCAGGGTAATTTGCAGATCGCTGATAAGATTATTCCCATCAGTCAGTCGTACCGAAAAAAACTAATGGAATCGATCACTACACTTTAG
- a CDS encoding sensor histidine kinase, protein MWLSFFSPFSGGVIAIFGIAIYSMLNSYWIVSLVILGGAIAVLWLRYCYLKEGSIYWVRSPERNDKNDGKKLEDLLPSSAEEVLTIDEANQAASMIKLYQELKLANQDIEIFLYKAYHNFLGPIATIRGVCNVAMLEGQQQNAPAYFNQVKQVAESMQAMLEKLLQISIIHNHEIDIQAVTLSSFFKEYQIKQPHTPESIQAHLRASTLNGTTVQVDTFLLTTIIERIITNAHRFRQSSPHTLAEIFVEYQETASHYVICLKEFGLGLPDDMIDHLFKMFHRSSIKPDDHGLGFYAARYAARRMGGDITIEPGGGHITFCIRLPRENCPKPKAGVTNKKLK, encoded by the coding sequence ATGTGGCTCTCATTTTTTTCTCCCTTTAGTGGAGGAGTGATCGCTATTTTTGGCATTGCTATCTACTCTATGTTAAATTCTTACTGGATAGTATCTTTAGTAATTTTAGGGGGCGCAATAGCGGTGCTTTGGCTGCGCTACTGTTATTTGAAAGAAGGGAGCATTTATTGGGTACGCTCGCCTGAGCGGAATGATAAAAATGACGGAAAGAAGCTGGAAGATTTATTGCCCTCTTCTGCCGAAGAAGTATTGACGATCGACGAGGCTAATCAGGCAGCATCTATGATTAAACTCTACCAAGAATTGAAACTGGCGAATCAGGATATTGAGATTTTCCTCTACAAAGCCTATCATAACTTTCTGGGCCCTATTGCTACTATACGAGGCGTATGCAATGTAGCCATGCTGGAAGGGCAACAACAGAATGCTCCGGCATATTTTAACCAAGTTAAGCAAGTGGCTGAGTCAATGCAGGCTATGCTAGAAAAGCTACTGCAAATATCCATAATTCATAACCATGAAATTGATATACAAGCGGTTACGTTAAGTTCCTTCTTTAAAGAGTATCAAATAAAACAGCCGCATACCCCAGAAAGCATTCAGGCACACTTGCGCGCTTCTACGCTAAATGGCACTACCGTGCAAGTTGATACTTTTTTGCTAACCACCATTATCGAAAGAATCATCACTAATGCCCATCGTTTTCGTCAGTCTAGCCCTCATACGTTAGCAGAGATTTTTGTGGAGTATCAAGAAACAGCTAGTCATTATGTAATCTGCCTGAAAGAATTTGGTTTGGGGCTGCCTGATGATATGATAGACCATTTATTTAAAATGTTTCATCGCAGCAGTATTAAACCGGACGATCACGGACTAGGTTTTTATGCTGCTCGCTACGCGGCCCGCCGCATGGGCGGAGATATTACAATTGAACCGGGGGGTGGACACATTACTTTTTGTATTCGCTTGCCGCGGGAGAACTGCCCTAAGCCGAAGGCTGGGGTAACGAATAAAAAACTAAAATAG
- a CDS encoding Rab family GTPase: protein MTVSKKVILLGHYGVGKSSLTRRFVHQKFSDQYNTTIGVNIEKKVVALPTCEVSMIIWDIAGESSHQKVPQSYKLGAHGIIYVVDLTRPNTYEKLDTEIANLQKYVSNVPTLVIGNKKDLFTEKERSDIVNQLPLPPFALSSAKTGENVNAIFTELAKRMV, encoded by the coding sequence ATGACGGTTAGCAAGAAAGTGATATTGCTGGGGCATTATGGAGTGGGCAAAAGCTCGCTCACCCGCCGGTTTGTCCATCAAAAGTTCTCCGATCAGTACAATACCACCATTGGCGTAAATATTGAGAAAAAGGTAGTAGCCCTACCTACTTGCGAAGTGTCTATGATTATTTGGGACATTGCTGGGGAGTCTTCTCACCAGAAAGTACCCCAATCGTATAAACTGGGAGCCCACGGAATCATCTACGTAGTAGACCTCACTCGTCCCAATACCTATGAAAAGCTAGATACCGAAATAGCCAACCTGCAAAAGTACGTATCCAACGTGCCAACGCTGGTAATTGGCAACAAAAAGGACTTGTTCACCGAAAAGGAGCGAAGCGATATAGTAAATCAGCTACCTTTACCTCCATTCGCGCTATCTAGTGCTAAAACCGGCGAAAACGTGAATGCGATTTTTACTGAACTAGCCAAGAGAATGGTATGA
- a CDS encoding peptidoglycan-binding domain-containing protein translates to MKRLAILIVIITLPVITYYQYQKYRRFHPPVEYSYTTNDSIDVYYYDPAVLQHYYKNVYEIGAFARQMWYNKQIDVRFPDENDTEAMPAARYYQQLLQTTAYLEGRLIRSQQLKQAGFTNQNIKVMEAEGLSPLSFYLTKHQSLIGLARGEKNASVWQLQKLLRKHDHDIPLDGIFNKITEQALQDFQQSQDLYPSGQVDEYSLRKLLDQ, encoded by the coding sequence ATGAAACGCCTAGCAATTCTGATAGTGATTATTACATTACCGGTAATAACCTACTATCAGTATCAGAAATATCGTCGCTTCCACCCTCCTGTTGAGTATAGCTATACTACTAACGATAGTATTGATGTGTACTATTACGACCCAGCAGTGCTCCAACATTACTATAAAAATGTATACGAAATAGGTGCTTTTGCTCGCCAAATGTGGTACAATAAGCAAATTGATGTGCGCTTTCCCGATGAGAATGATACCGAAGCTATGCCCGCTGCCCGCTACTACCAGCAACTGTTACAAACTACGGCTTATCTGGAGGGGCGATTGATCCGCTCTCAGCAACTTAAGCAGGCTGGATTTACCAATCAAAACATTAAAGTGATGGAAGCAGAAGGGCTAAGTCCGTTATCGTTCTATCTTACCAAGCATCAATCGCTCATTGGGCTAGCCCGAGGTGAAAAAAATGCTTCGGTTTGGCAACTTCAGAAGCTACTTCGTAAGCATGATCACGATATTCCGCTCGATGGCATCTTTAATAAGATCACCGAACAAGCCCTACAAGATTTTCAGCAGAGTCAGGATTTGTACCCCTCCGGTCAAGTAGACGAATATTCGCTGAGGAAACTATTAGACCAATAA
- a CDS encoding hybrid sensor histidine kinase/response regulator, with protein MNDNDSIVQEKLAYFHQRSQYVVFNRQGQVQDSCHTLFEIPLSGSLYDRVPFLEAMQETFHQLPVGEDISFLCIRTNLIGREGYFNLHIKRRTDDRWMWFIYDLTEFYSYLQPWQQERNDQAIAGEYLRIQQKAAALEKELLQYRNEELHRIEQMKTAFFSQVSHEMRTPLNSIVGLAHLLSQQATPAMQAPSQALEATAHHLANIINDVLDWSKLENNTIEIDTAPFLVEPTVRNVVEAFRPTCQEKGVNLTLTIASEVPECLIGDATRLSQILYNLLGNATKFTHQGAITVSINLAEGKPKGELVHLRFSVADTGIGMTRQEQQRIANPYVQANAKIHQEYGGTGLGLSIVKKIIERVDGTWNISSRPQQGTTVTIELPLSVGKMPDVKPEPSSPSFHHIHKVLVAEDDLINQKVVRRLLLQWGLHPTVVDDGKQALEHLRRGGYDLLILDYQMPKMDGAEVLTAMQNEQLATPTIVLSGNASSHMLPFCADDLFHLLTKPVLPHLLQEKITFLDGQVGRPLVNLNYLRQISDNQLALMIDLVNTFAQQAPLAVNKIKRAWHNNNRSQLHRAIHKAKPGFQYVGAATIERLLDQLEAESELPNREEYERMVQQLEEKTAQAILQLQQEVHQWQEEQKNS; from the coding sequence ATGAATGACAATGATTCTATTGTACAGGAAAAGCTGGCTTATTTCCACCAACGCTCCCAGTATGTAGTCTTTAACCGACAAGGACAAGTACAAGACTCGTGTCATACTTTATTCGAAATCCCTCTTTCTGGGTCGCTGTACGATCGAGTTCCATTCCTGGAGGCTATGCAAGAAACTTTTCATCAGCTTCCGGTAGGGGAAGATATTAGCTTTCTGTGCATCAGAACCAACCTAATAGGGCGGGAAGGTTATTTCAACCTACACATCAAACGGCGAACCGACGACCGCTGGATGTGGTTTATTTACGATCTTACTGAGTTTTATTCTTATCTCCAACCTTGGCAGCAGGAGCGAAACGACCAAGCTATTGCCGGAGAGTACTTACGCATTCAGCAAAAGGCAGCAGCACTGGAGAAAGAGTTACTTCAGTACCGAAACGAAGAACTCCACCGCATAGAGCAAATGAAAACGGCTTTCTTTTCTCAGGTTAGCCACGAGATGCGAACCCCTTTGAACAGTATTGTTGGTTTAGCGCATCTGCTAAGCCAACAGGCAACTCCTGCTATGCAAGCACCATCTCAGGCTCTGGAAGCTACCGCTCATCATTTGGCTAATATCATTAATGATGTACTGGACTGGTCTAAACTGGAAAACAACACCATTGAAATAGATACTGCTCCGTTTCTGGTAGAGCCAACGGTGCGTAATGTAGTAGAAGCTTTCCGCCCTACCTGTCAGGAGAAAGGGGTAAACTTAACCCTCACCATAGCGAGTGAAGTTCCCGAATGTTTGATAGGTGACGCTACCCGACTAAGCCAAATACTGTATAACTTACTGGGCAACGCTACCAAATTCACTCACCAGGGGGCAATTACAGTTTCCATAAATCTCGCCGAAGGCAAGCCCAAAGGAGAATTGGTACACCTTCGGTTCTCAGTAGCTGATACCGGCATTGGCATGACCAGGCAAGAACAACAACGAATTGCCAACCCCTACGTGCAAGCCAATGCTAAAATTCACCAGGAATACGGTGGCACCGGGCTGGGGCTGAGTATTGTAAAGAAGATCATTGAGCGCGTAGACGGCACCTGGAATATTAGCAGTCGCCCCCAACAGGGAACCACTGTTACCATAGAACTACCGCTTTCTGTGGGAAAAATGCCCGATGTCAAGCCGGAGCCGAGCTCTCCATCGTTTCACCATATCCATAAGGTATTAGTAGCCGAAGACGACCTAATCAATCAGAAAGTGGTGCGTCGGCTACTGTTGCAGTGGGGGTTGCACCCTACCGTAGTAGATGATGGGAAACAGGCACTTGAGCATCTTCGGAGAGGCGGTTATGACCTGCTCATTTTAGATTATCAGATGCCGAAAATGGACGGTGCGGAGGTCTTGACGGCTATGCAGAACGAGCAGTTGGCAACACCAACCATTGTGTTATCGGGAAATGCTAGCTCCCATATGCTACCCTTTTGTGCCGATGACCTATTTCATCTCCTAACCAAACCGGTGCTCCCGCATCTGCTTCAGGAGAAAATAACCTTCTTAGATGGGCAAGTAGGCCGTCCGTTAGTAAACTTGAATTATCTTCGACAGATTAGTGATAACCAACTTGCGTTGATGATTGATCTGGTAAATACGTTTGCCCAGCAAGCACCCTTAGCCGTTAACAAAATAAAGCGCGCTTGGCACAACAATAACCGCTCGCAACTTCATCGGGCAATCCATAAAGCAAAACCGGGCTTTCAGTATGTAGGGGCAGCTACCATTGAGCGATTGTTGGATCAATTAGAAGCAGAAAGTGAGTTACCCAACCGAGAAGAATACGAACGTATGGTGCAACAGTTGGAAGAGAAAACAGCGCAAGCTATTTTGCAGCTACAGCAAGAGGTTCATCAGTGGCAAGAAGAACAAAAAAATAGCTAA